In the Clostridia bacterium genome, one interval contains:
- a CDS encoding regulatory protein RecX, with protein MTELNKKALSYALTLLGRKRYAKNQLEQKLRNRGFPEEDVKAVILYCEERNYLNDGEFARFWIEDRIRFKPMGRRRLRSELLQQGIREEIINQVLDELLPEEQELLLAKNAVRAKLTKLQSQGVNQYKLFNFLLRRGFSPEIIRRSIYELGIDFSEVNQT; from the coding sequence ATGACGGAGCTGAACAAAAAGGCCCTATCCTATGCATTGACTCTCTTGGGGAGAAAAAGGTATGCCAAGAACCAATTGGAGCAGAAGTTGAGGAATAGAGGTTTTCCCGAAGAAGATGTGAAAGCGGTCATCCTTTACTGCGAGGAGAGAAATTATCTTAATGACGGCGAATTCGCCCGTTTTTGGATTGAGGACCGTATCCGCTTCAAACCGATGGGACGTAGGCGATTGAGGAGTGAGCTCCTCCAACAAGGCATCAGGGAGGAAATCATCAATCAGGTTCTTGATGAATTGTTACCGGAGGAGCAGGAATTATTGTTGGCCAAGAATGCCGTGCGTGCCAAGTTGACTAAATTGCAGTCCCAAGGTGTGAACCAGTACAAATTGTTCAATTTCCTGCTGCGCAGGGGTTTTTCTCCGGAGATTATCCGCCGGTCGATTTATGAACTCGGGATTGATTTTTCCGAAGTTAATCAAACTTGA
- the recA gene encoding recombinase RecA: MTDKQKALEAALLQIERQFGKGSIMRLGQTTGMNIEVIPTGALSLDIALGIGGVPRGRIIEIFGPESSGKTTVALHIVAEAQKTGGIAAFIDAEHALDPNYAANLGVDVDNLLLSQPDTGEQALEIAEALVRSNAVDVVVIDSVAALVPRAEIEGEMGDSHVGLQARLMSQALRKLAGAINKSKTIAIFINQLREKVGVMFGNPETTPGGRALKFYASVRMEIKRVENIKQGDELVGARTRVKVVKNKMAPPFKQADFDIMYGEGISREGCVLDLGTELNIIQKSGAWYSYNDERLGQGRENVKEFLKQHKDITAAIEEAIRHHYFPNRQREAGKEKSDLG; encoded by the coding sequence ATGACTGATAAACAAAAGGCCCTGGAAGCGGCTCTGCTGCAGATTGAAAGGCAGTTTGGTAAAGGTTCGATTATGCGCCTGGGGCAGACCACCGGCATGAATATTGAGGTTATACCGACAGGAGCCCTGTCTTTAGATATAGCGTTGGGCATTGGGGGAGTGCCCAGGGGGAGAATTATTGAGATCTTTGGCCCGGAATCTTCCGGCAAAACCACGGTAGCCCTCCATATTGTCGCGGAAGCCCAGAAAACAGGAGGGATTGCCGCGTTTATTGATGCAGAACATGCTTTAGATCCCAATTATGCGGCCAATTTGGGAGTAGATGTGGATAACCTGTTGTTATCCCAGCCCGATACGGGAGAGCAAGCTTTAGAGATTGCTGAAGCCCTCGTCAGAAGCAACGCGGTGGATGTGGTGGTCATTGACTCTGTGGCGGCTTTAGTTCCCCGCGCGGAAATTGAAGGAGAAATGGGTGACAGTCACGTAGGCTTGCAGGCCCGTTTAATGTCTCAAGCATTGCGCAAACTGGCCGGTGCGATTAATAAATCAAAGACCATAGCCATTTTTATCAACCAACTGCGGGAAAAAGTAGGAGTTATGTTTGGCAATCCCGAAACCACCCCCGGTGGACGAGCCCTTAAGTTTTATGCTTCCGTGCGTATGGAAATCAAACGGGTGGAAAACATCAAGCAAGGAGACGAGCTGGTTGGAGCCAGGACCAGGGTCAAAGTGGTCAAAAACAAAATGGCACCTCCCTTTAAGCAAGCTGATTTTGATATTATGTATGGAGAAGGTATCTCCAGGGAAGGATGCGTTCTTGATCTGGGGACGGAATTGAACATCATCCAAAAAAGCGGTGCCTGGTATTCGTATAATGACGAGCGACTGGGCCAAGGCAGGGAGAATGTTAAGGAATTCTTGAAACAACATAAAGATATAACTGCGGCTATTGAAGAAGCTATCCGCCATCACTATTTTCCTAACAGGCAAAGAGAAGCCGGTAAGGAAAAGAGCGATTTAGGATGA
- a CDS encoding AAA family ATPase yields the protein MIGAALAAGVFLSILGYDLMPLVGIFLIGGVLYLVLQRQGLLKTVSFDEVSPHREVTFADIGGQATAKHELMEAMDFLRDKHRVEHLGIRPLKGILLTGPPGTGKTLLAKAAATYTDSVFIATSGSEFVEMYAGVGAKRVRQLFEQAREKAKQQKKKSAILFIDEIEVLGVKRGSHASHLEYDQTLNQLLVEMDGLKSSPDFQLLVIGATNRIDMIDPALLRPGRFDRVVQVGLPDKAGRLQILELHTRNKPLAENVRLDIIAQETFGFSGAHLESLANEAAILAFREGEKRVSQRHFREAIDKVMLGEKLERKPMEEELQRVAVHEIGHALISELEEPGSVAHVTIVPRGQAMGYMRKSPMHDRYLHTKSQLESQIKVALAGAAAEELIFFEKSTGAANDIQEAIELAKRLITCGLSELGIVDESQSRELVGQTIQRIIAEQEQAVKQSLNNYRGLLQQLAHVLKQEERLSGDELRSYLYHRRDIA from the coding sequence ATGATCGGCGCTGCATTGGCCGCCGGTGTGTTCTTGTCCATACTCGGCTATGACCTGATGCCTCTCGTCGGGATATTTTTGATCGGAGGCGTTTTGTATCTAGTATTGCAACGCCAGGGCTTATTAAAAACCGTTTCTTTTGATGAGGTTTCCCCGCACCGGGAAGTGACTTTTGCCGATATTGGCGGACAAGCCACGGCCAAGCACGAACTCATGGAAGCGATGGATTTTCTCAGGGACAAGCACAGGGTGGAGCATTTAGGCATTAGGCCTTTAAAGGGCATCTTGCTGACCGGGCCGCCGGGCACAGGAAAGACTTTGCTGGCCAAAGCGGCCGCCACTTATACGGATTCCGTCTTTATTGCCACTTCCGGATCGGAGTTTGTGGAAATGTATGCGGGCGTAGGTGCAAAAAGGGTGAGGCAGCTTTTCGAGCAGGCCCGGGAGAAAGCCAAACAGCAAAAGAAAAAGAGCGCCATTCTGTTTATTGATGAAATAGAGGTACTGGGAGTTAAGCGAGGTTCCCATGCCAGCCACCTGGAATATGATCAGACCTTAAACCAGCTCCTGGTGGAAATGGATGGCCTGAAGTCGTCCCCTGATTTCCAACTACTGGTCATCGGAGCCACCAACCGGATAGATATGATTGATCCGGCCCTGTTAAGGCCCGGACGGTTCGACCGGGTGGTGCAGGTGGGCTTGCCCGATAAAGCAGGTAGGCTGCAAATACTGGAGCTCCATACCCGTAATAAACCCCTGGCAGAAAATGTGCGGCTGGACATCATAGCTCAGGAAACCTTCGGCTTTTCAGGTGCTCACCTGGAGAGCTTGGCCAATGAGGCGGCGATCCTAGCCTTCCGGGAAGGGGAAAAACGAGTCAGCCAGCGGCATTTCCGGGAGGCGATTGACAAAGTAATGCTGGGTGAAAAATTGGAACGGAAGCCCATGGAAGAGGAGCTTCAGCGAGTAGCTGTCCATGAGATCGGCCATGCTTTGATTAGTGAGTTGGAAGAGCCCGGCTCTGTGGCCCATGTGACCATTGTGCCCCGCGGGCAAGCCATGGGGTATATGAGAAAATCTCCCATGCATGACCGCTACCTGCACACGAAAAGCCAGCTTGAGAGTCAAATCAAGGTGGCCCTGGCCGGTGCCGCGGCAGAAGAGCTTATCTTTTTTGAAAAGAGCACTGGGGCTGCCAATGATATTCAAGAAGCCATTGAACTAGCCAAACGATTGATTACCTGTGGGTTGTCCGAATTAGGCATCGTGGATGAAAGCCAGTCCCGCGAATTAGTGGGACAAACCATACAGCGCATTATTGCTGAACAGGAACAAGCCGTGAAGCAATCCCTGAACAATTACCGGGGGTTGCTGCAGCAGTTAGCTCATGTGTTGAAACAAGAAGAGCGTTTGTCCGGTGACGAGCTGCGCTCTTATCTTTATCATCGTCGTGATATTGCTTAA
- the pgsA gene encoding CDP-diacylglycerol--glycerol-3-phosphate 3-phosphatidyltransferase has protein sequence MNLANRLTLVRIMLVPIFMVFVLTRIPGGRFLAAVVFILAASTDGLDGYMARKNKQITKFGQFIDPLADKLLITASLVSLVELRLVPAWIAILIISREFAVTGLRTLAASENVVIAASGLGKLKTVSQVIAITILLLADLPIPYLNVIGEAFLYLAVVITIWSGVDYFIKAKEILEKARQS, from the coding sequence ATGAATCTAGCCAATCGGTTGACACTGGTGCGGATTATGCTGGTTCCCATTTTCATGGTGTTTGTGTTGACAAGGATACCGGGTGGAAGGTTCTTGGCCGCCGTTGTTTTCATTTTAGCCGCTAGTACCGATGGGCTGGATGGGTACATGGCACGTAAGAATAAACAGATCACTAAATTTGGCCAGTTCATTGACCCCTTGGCCGATAAACTGCTGATTACCGCTTCATTAGTTTCATTGGTGGAATTAAGATTAGTGCCTGCCTGGATCGCGATTCTGATCATCAGCCGGGAATTTGCCGTTACCGGTTTAAGGACCCTGGCCGCCTCGGAAAATGTGGTAATTGCCGCCAGTGGCTTGGGTAAACTGAAAACCGTCAGCCAAGTGATTGCCATTACGATTCTCTTGTTAGCGGATCTCCCTATTCCTTATTTAAATGTCATTGGGGAAGCATTTCTTTACCTGGCAGTGGTCATCACCATTTGGTCAGGAGTCGATTATTTTATTAAAGCAAAGGAGATCCTGGAAAAAGCTCGTCAGAGTTAG
- the rimO gene encoding 30S ribosomal protein S12 methylthiotransferase RimO has product MTLGCAKNQVDTEFMLGSLMGTKYLVVTRPDLADAVVINTCCFIDAAKEETVNTILEIAEMKKGRPELKLIVAGCAAQKYGKELLEELPEIDVLLGVGELGRLKEALDLLDQGCRTPLVFVEKNPVDASPGVSRWGVAGPSAYLKIADGCDNRCTYCVIPKIKGPYRSRPVDALIEEAQDLAARGVKELCLVAQDVTAYGLDIYGELRLPVLLRQLVKIEALRWIRLLYCYPTYITDELLQVISQERKICRYMDIPIQHGSTAVLRRMGRRGDRAFLENLLAKIRNTVPDIAIRTTFIVGFPGETEAEFQELLDFMQQQRFQWAGVFTYSQEPETPAAGMREQVPEYIKEERYHRAMMLQREITLQVNDKWLGRELEVLVEGVSPENRDLYVGRAYLHAPEVDGQVYFTSPLAHRPGDMAKVLITDVAEYDLVGEMIE; this is encoded by the coding sequence ATTACTCTAGGATGTGCGAAAAACCAAGTAGATACTGAATTTATGCTGGGCAGCCTCATGGGGACGAAGTATCTCGTAGTGACCAGGCCTGATTTAGCAGATGCCGTGGTTATCAATACATGTTGTTTTATTGATGCTGCCAAAGAAGAAACGGTCAATACCATTTTGGAAATAGCGGAAATGAAGAAAGGGCGGCCGGAATTGAAACTGATTGTAGCCGGCTGTGCCGCGCAAAAGTACGGCAAGGAACTGCTGGAGGAGTTGCCGGAAATTGATGTGCTATTGGGCGTTGGGGAGCTAGGGAGGTTAAAAGAGGCCTTGGATTTGCTGGATCAAGGCTGCCGAACCCCGTTGGTCTTTGTGGAGAAGAATCCGGTAGATGCCTCCCCTGGGGTCTCACGCTGGGGTGTGGCAGGGCCCAGCGCTTATTTGAAAATTGCTGATGGCTGCGATAATCGCTGTACTTATTGTGTCATCCCCAAGATCAAGGGTCCCTATCGCAGCCGCCCGGTGGATGCCCTGATCGAGGAAGCCCAAGACTTGGCTGCCAGGGGAGTCAAAGAGCTCTGTTTGGTAGCCCAGGACGTGACCGCTTATGGGTTAGACATCTATGGAGAGTTGCGTTTACCCGTACTCCTACGGCAATTAGTCAAGATTGAAGCACTGCGCTGGATTCGCTTGCTCTACTGCTATCCAACTTATATCACCGATGAGTTGCTGCAGGTAATCAGTCAAGAGAGAAAGATTTGCCGCTATATGGATATTCCCATCCAGCATGGGAGTACCGCTGTTTTAAGAAGAATGGGGCGGCGAGGCGACCGGGCCTTTTTGGAGAACTTGCTGGCCAAAATTAGAAATACCGTCCCTGACATAGCTATTAGGACGACTTTTATTGTAGGTTTCCCGGGTGAGACGGAAGCTGAGTTCCAAGAACTCCTGGATTTCATGCAGCAACAGCGTTTTCAGTGGGCGGGAGTTTTTACCTACTCCCAAGAACCGGAGACGCCGGCCGCCGGCATGCGGGAACAAGTGCCTGAATACATTAAAGAAGAACGTTATCATCGTGCCATGATGCTGCAAAGGGAGATTACTTTGCAAGTAAATGATAAATGGCTGGGCCGGGAACTGGAAGTGCTGGTCGAGGGAGTTTCTCCTGAAAACCGGGATCTTTACGTGGGGCGAGCTTACCTCCACGCACCGGAGGTTGACGGCCAGGTATATTTCACCAGTCCACTGGCCCACCGGCCGGGAGACATGGCAAAAGTCCTCATCACAGACGTGGCGGAGTACGATCTAGTTGGAGAGATGATCGAATGA